DNA sequence from the Synechococcus sp. MU1617 genome:
TGTCTCAACTGGGTGCGACCCTCGCTCTGGTGGCTCTTGGCTGGGCTGGCCGCGGTTTGGGCGGTCGGCTCTGGTCGGATGGGTCTGTGGGTGTGGCTTGGCGCGACACAGCTTTGTTCCTCAGCATCGTGCTGCTGGCCACACTGGTGGCTGGTTTGTTGCCCAAGGCCTGGGTGCTGAACCGTCCCGAAGCCTCGGCGCTTCGACTGGTGCCGCTGCTGGAGGTGGTGATGCGCTGCCTGGCTCCACTGCTCAACCTGCTCGAGGCGCTGGCCGGGCTGCTGATGCGCCTGCTCGGCCTTGCTCCCCAATGGGATGTGCTGGTGCCAGCTCTTTCAGCTGGAGAGCTGGAAACCCTCGTGGAATCCGGTCGAGTGACTGGATTGTTCCCCGATGAGAAGAACATCCTGGAAGGTGTCTTTGCTCTGCGGGACACCCAGGTGCGTGAGGTGATGGTGCCGCGCTCAGGGATGGTCACCCTGCCGGCCACGGTCCGTTTCGCGGAAATGATGGAGGCCGTCCATCACACTCGTCACGCCCGCTTCCCGGTGATCGGCCAGTCGCTGGATGACGTGCGCGGCGTTCTGGATCTCCGTCAGATGGCTGAACCGATCGCACGGGGGGAGCTCCAGGCCGATTCGCTGCTCGAGCCCTACCTCCAGCCTGCGGTGCCCGTGCTGGAGACCTGCACGTTGGCGGAGCTTCTGCCGATGATCCGCAGCGGTCAGCCGCTGCTGCTGGTGGTGGACGAGCACGGCGGCACCGAGGGTCTGGTGACCGCAGCGGATCTCACTGGAGAAATCGTTGGCGATGAGGATCCCGGCGAGACCGACGAACCGGATCTGCTCGAAGAGAAGGACTGCCCCGGTGCCTGGCTGGTGGCCGGAGATCTGGAGATCTTCGAGCTCAACCGACAGCTCGATCTCGATCTGCCTGAGGCCGATGACCATCACACCCTGGCGGGCTTCCTGCTGGAGCGGCTCCAGCACATTCCATCCGCGGGGGAAGGGCTTCATTTCAACGGCCTTCAGTTCGAGATCACAGCCATGGCAGGGCCGCGTATCGAGCGGGTCCGGCTTGTTCTCCCCAGCTCAGAGGATGAATCCGACTGAAGGCCGATAGTCTTCCCCCAATCGAGCGCCTCTGCTGATGTCTCCCGATCCCATGGCCCCAGTCAAGGTCGGGGTGATCGGCATCGGCAACATGGGTTGGCACCACGCTCGGGTGCTCAGTCTTCTGCGGGATGCCGATCTGGTGGGGGTCGCGGATCCGGATGCTGATCGTGGAAAGCTCGCTACCGAGCAATTTGGCTGCCGCTGGTTCGCCGACTACAACTCCATGCTCTCGGAGGTGGAGGCCGTCTGCATCGCGGTTCCCACCCTGTTGCACCATCCCGTCGGTTTGGCCTGCCTGCGTGCGGGTGTGCATGTTCTGATCGAAAAGCCGATTGCAGCCAGTCAGGACGAAGCCACTGCGCTGATCGAGGCTGCTTCAGCGGCGGGGTGTCTGCTGCAGGTGGGCCACATCGAGCGGTTTAACCCTGCCTTCCGTGAGCTCACCAAGGTGGTGGCCAACGAGGAGGTGGTGGTTCTCGAGGCGCGTCGCCACAGCCCCCACTCCGATCGGGCCAATGACGTCTCCGTGGTGCTGGATCTGATGATCCACGACATCGACCTCGTGCTGGAATTGGCCAAGGCACCCGTGGTACGGCTTGCCGCTGCCGGTGGTCGCAGTGCCGAAGGCCCGATCGACTACGTCAACGCCACGTTGGGTTTCGAGAACGGTGTAGTGGCCAGCCTCACGGCCAGCAAGATGAGCCACCGCAAAATCCGTAGCCTCAGTGCCCATTGCCGTTCGAGCTTGGTGGAGACGGACTTTCTCAACCACACCTTGCACATCCATCGCCGTGCCCATGAGTGGTACTCCGCCGATCACGGTGAGCTGCTGTATCGAAATGACGGCTTCATCGAGGAGGTGAGCACCACCTCGATCGAACCGCTCTATGCCGAGCTCGAGCACTTTCTTCAGTGCGTGCACGGCCGGGAAATCCCTGCGGTGGATGGCCTTCAGGCCTCGCGTGCCCTCAAGCTGGCAGACCTGATCGAGCAGGCCGTTGAACATCCGGATACGGGAGCGCCCCTATGCGCACCGATCTGAGTGCTACCGCTCGGATCAGACCAGCCCTTGTTGTTCGGCCAGTTCTCGCAACGCCGTGACCTGCCAGCGGCGGCAGTCACCGGGTGAGGATCGATAGAACTGCCCCCAGGCCTGGGCCTTGTGTTGCGGGTAGTTCTCCGGTCGGAGGGAGGCATGGCTCTGTTGCCAACCCACCCGGACGGCATGACCGATCACCACGTCGAGGGCCAGGTCATCCTCGAAGCGCACCTCTGGATTGGCTTCGACGAAGGCCATCAGCGAGAGCAGGCATTCGCTGCAGAGTTGGCGGTATTCCGGCGCCTTGATCCGACTGAGCAAATGGTCGACCTGGGCGGCGAAATTGCGCTCCCCTGGTGTTTTTTCAAGAATGAGGCGGCTGTTGAGCCGATTGCGCCGCTCCAGCTTGTCGCCGATCACCAGGCCGCGGCAGTGCTGCAGCAGCGACCAGATCCCGGCATAGAAATCGCGGGGAACTTTTTGGAAGGACCCCAGGCGGATGCGGTGCTGAAGCCAGTCCCCACCCCCCGGTGTTTCCTCTAACGGGTCAGGCACTGACCACTGCACTCGGCCGCTTACGTGCAGCTGTTCGCCGCGTTGAAGGGCTGCTCTGGCATGGTCCACATCGGCGAGCACGGCGCGCAAGCGCTTGCGAATCGCGTGGGGTGCTTCGCTGCAGAGGGCTTCAAAGGCTTCGTCCTGACTGAGCATTTTCTCCACGGCTAGCTCTGATGTCAGCAGCAGCAACAGCTGCCCCAGCTGCAGGGTGAGGCTGCCCTTCAGCAGAGCTGGCTCCCGCCGCGCCACGCTGTCGAGGGCGAGCAGGAGTTCCTGTTCGAGCATTCGTTCACGGCCGTCGATCCCGCTGGTGGTTTCAATCCGTTGGGCGATGGCGGCACTGTCCAACGGTTGACGAAGCCGAGAGTCGCCGGTGTAGTTGCGCCCCACCACCACCTGTTTCTGGCGGACGAGAAGGTCGGTGAGGGCATCTTCCAACTGGGGATGCACCATCCCCATGGCGCCAGCACAGCGCCGCACCACGTTCCAGTCTTCACAACGCAAGCCCCGTTGATAGACCTCCTCAAGCAGGGTGTGCAGGGCCACCGGATGGCCCTCGGGGCTGCGTTGAATTCCCTGGGGGCCGAGGCGCCGTTGCAGCAACTCGAGCACTTCGGCCTGTTCATGCAGCAGCCCACTGCTCCAGAGGCGCTGGCTAAGTTGTTCGATTGGAGTGTCATCCAGCTCTTGCTCCTCTGCGGCGGTCAGATCCCGTAGATCAGTGGCGTCGCGCAGCAGCGGCTGGGGTGGCTCGGACCGTTGCACCGGTTTCTGTTGGAGCGGCGGCAGCTGCACCTCCTGCGCCTGATCCACCAGCTCACTGAGGCAGCCCAAGCGGACGGGGATGCTTTCAATGACGCCCCTGCCGAGTTGCCGGGCCAGTTTGAGGATCACGTCGCGATGCTGCTGGAGGGCCGCATCGCGAATGGGGATCACCAGCAGGGGACGTCCCATGCCGCGCCAGTGCCGTTGCAGCAGATGCAGCTCGTCCACAACGGTCTCAAGCAGTTCCTCCGGGTCATCGGCCAGATAGCTGCTGACGTCTTCCAGCACCGACGGGGTGAACACACTGATGGCGCCGTCCTGGCGATAGACCCGAGCCGTGTCCTCGGTTTCCACCCGGTGCCCGGGGCGCCCAGTGAGCTCAAGCCGTGGATTGGTGCCAGCGGCTTTCAACCGTTGCTTCAGCTCGTCGGACGACTGCACGGAAATCACTGAGGTCGGATCGATCGGCACCTCTGCAGCCAGCAGCTCCTGGCGCACGGCATCCGTCTGAGCAGCCATCGCTACGAGAACGGTTTCGGCGCCAAGCGGCTGCGGCTCCCTGCGGCCACAGGGGTCAATGTCCTCTGGACGGATCAGATCGTCGATCAGCATTTCCCCGAGCCACACCAGGCTCTGGGTCCAGATCAGCGGCAGGTTGGTGTTGGCCACCCGCTCTTGGCTGCCTGGATTCAGCCGTTCCTGATCGACCGCACTGGCCGGGACCTGATAGAGCTCGGGATAGAGACGTTCGCCGTCCTGTTCAACGGCCAGTGTCTTGAGCTGGCTGTGCAGGCGCCGGGCCTCGTCCCAGCGCCTTTCGCAGCATGCAGTGACCAGTTCGAAGGCCAGAAACAACGGCCACTCCGACTCGATCCCTTCAAAGGCGGCGAGCTCCTCCGGTTCGTAGTGCAGGCGGTTGACGTCTTCCACCGCCGTCTGGTGACCATCCCGGAGGAAGCGTTTGTAGCCGTAGGCCCCGCCGAGTTCCCGTCGAATCCGACGGCCGGTGCGCTCCACCAGGGCGGCATCCTCCACCGCCCAGGCGGGATAACCAATCACCGAGAGGCAGGCACTGTCGGCTTCCTTACTGGCGGATTCCCGTGGCAGGAGCCCTTGCAGGGCCCGACGGAGGCGCACTATGGCTCCCTGGGGAATCAGCAGGATGCAGCTGCCGTTGCCGTGGGGGCCGTAGAGGTCGAGCCCATCGAGTGCTTCTAGGGCGGCTTTGGCCATTCCGATTGAGCTGGCATTGCGCTCCGGCAGGCCATGGTTGCCTTTGTCGCCCCGTTCCCAGATCCCGTAGTCGGGGGTGCGGTAGGCCCTGGCGATGTAGTGCACCAGGTTTTGGAGGAAATCCACTTCGTCACGGCTTTGCACCACAGCGCAGCCGCCCTTGGTTAATTGCGCCAGCTGCAGCAGGAACAGTGAGGTGGCATCGAGTTGTAGATGTCCCCAGGCGTCGTCAGCCACCACTGGCTCGCCGGTGCAGCTGTCGTACTTGGCGTGAAGGGCGTCGAGGGGGTTGAGGCTCTCCTTGAAGCGCTCCACCTTCGCGGCCTGCCGCATCATCGAACGCATCAGCCCGCGCATGAGGGCCACCACCCGCTGCTCCAGTTCCCATGAGCGCAGGCTGTTCTGCCCCTGCTGACGGCGGTGGGCCAAGGCCAGTCCCCAAACGCACTGCACCGAATAGACGCAGTCCCGCACCCAGGCATCGCCGTAGTTGCCATGGATGGTGTGGGCGGTGCTGGCGGGGAGCAGGCCGCTGATCGGGTCCTGCCGATCGAGAACCACCCGTTGGATGGATTGATCCAGCCGCTGAAGGGTTGTGGCGTGGTTCTGCGGAAGGGTTTCCGTCGTCGTCACAACCATGCCCTCATGCATCACCGCCTCTAAATTCTCCATCGCAGCCCCACGGCCATGGACTCTGTCAGCACCGCTCCCGATGACCGTCGCCGCTGCCAGGTGCTCGGGGTGCCGGTGGATGCCTGCCGTGATGTCTGTGCTGCAGCCCTCGGTCTGCATGCCCGGGGCGGCGGACGCATCGTCACCCTGAACGCTGAGATGACGATGTCGGCTCGGGCCGATGCCGCTCTGGGTCAGGCGATCGGAACGGCTGATCTGGTGATCCCCGATGGAGCGGGAGTGGTTTGGGCCCTGGGCCGTCAGAAGATCCGGGTCGTCAAAACGGCGGGAATTGAGCTGGCCTGGACCTTGCTGGAGTACGCCGCAGCCCATCGATGGCGCGTGGCGCTGGTGGGCGCATCACCTGAGGTGATGGCAACGCTGCGTGCGGAGTTGCCGCAACGCATCCGTGGCCTCACCCTGGCGCTCGCGGTGGATGGTTATCAAGCTCCTGAGGCTTGGCCGGGCCTTGAGGATCAGCTCAAGGCTTTGAAGCCGGATCTCGTTTTGGTGGCTCTGGGGGTGCCGCGCCAGGAAATCTGGTCGGAACGCGTGGCGTCAGGGCAGCCTGGACTCTGGATGGGTGTCGGCGGCAGTTTTGACGTTTGGGCCGGCATCAAAAAACGTGCCCCCGGCTGGATGTGCCGGATGCAAATTGAGTGGCTATACCGGCTCATTCAGGAACCTTCACGCTGGCGACGCATGCTGTCGCTGCCAGCGTTTGCTCTGAAGGTGATCCGGTTGGGCTGAAGCTTCAGCGGAAGCCCACTGAGGCCTGCCAAACGAAGGCCAGCAGCAGGAAGAAGACCGGGATCAACGGAAGAATGTCGATCAGCGGAGAGAAGGCCTGATAGGCCTCGGGCAGCTGTGCCAGCAGGTCGAGGGTGAAGGCGGCCATCCCTTGCATCAAAAAGGCGTTGGGCTGGACGCTACCACGTGTGATGGGCTGGAGAGTCTGGCTCCCAGGGAGCGAAATCCTCTGAAAAACAGCCGTCTCGAATGGCTTGTGCCATGGCCGAGGTGAAACGCACCAGATGGGTGATGTTGTGAATGCTCAACAAGGTGAGGCCCAGAAGCTCCTCGCTGCGAATCAGGTGATGCAGGTAGGCCCGGGTGTGGCCGGTGCAGGCCACACAGGAGCAGCTCGGATCCAGGGGGGTGTGGTCGTGTCGGAAGCGGGCATTGCGCAGGTTCCAGCGTTCGCCGCCCACCAGGGCGGTGCCGTGACGGCCGAGTCGGGTGGGCAAGACGCAGTCGAACAGGTCAATGCCGTTGGCCACGGCGATCGCCATCTCGCGCAAGGTGCCGATGCCCATCAGGTATCGGGGCTTTTGTGTGGGGAGCAGGGGTGTGACATCCCGCACGATGCGATGCATCTCCTCCACGGGCTCCCCGACGCTGACGCCACCGACGGCGATGCCCGGCAAATCAAATGAGGCGACGGCTGTCGCACTTTCCCGTCGCAGATGCGGGAAACAACCGCCCTGAACGATGCCGAATAGCGCCTGATCCTCACGGGTGTGGGCGGTGACGCAGCGCTCGAGCCAGGCATGGGTGCGGCGACAGGCATCGATGACGTCGTTCTCCGTCGCCGGATAGGGCGGGCATTGGTCGAAGGCCATGGCCACATCCGCCCCAAGGGCCATTTGGATTTGGGTGGCATGTTCCGGGGTCATGTCGATGGTGCGTCCATCGCGAGGGTTTCGGAACACCACGCCACGGTCATCGATCTTGTTCAGGTCCCCCAGGCTGAACACCTGAAAGCCGCCGGAGTCGGTGAGCATCGGGCCGTCCCAGCCCATGAACCGGTGCAGGCCTCCGGCCGCTGCCACGATCTCCTCGCCGGGCTGCAAATGCAGGTGGTAGGTGTTCGAGAGCACCATCTGGGCCCCTGTGCGCCCCAGTTGTTCGGTGCTGATGCCCTTGACGGTGGCCAGGGTTCCCACCGGCATGAAGCGTGGTGTGTGCACCGGCCCATGCGGGGTCTCAAAGGTGCCGCACCGTGCTGATGTGTTGGCGCAATGCGCGTTGATCTCGAAGCCGAACACGACTGATCCGCCCCTGTAATGACCCTACGGTGAGGGCCGATTGCATCCATCGCGCCATTCCCAGGATCGTTCCCCCCTGGCTTTCTGATCTGGCGGGAGCCTGGATCTTCTACACAGTGCTGCCCGCATGGCCCTGGCCGCAGCCCTCGTTTCAGCGCATTGCCCGCTTCGCCCCCTGGATGGGGCTGCTGATCGGTGCGCTCCAGGGGGTGCTCTGGATCGGTTTGTCCAGGCTTGGTTGGCCTCTGGCTGCCTGTGCCCCCTGCGTGGTGGCTCTTGGCATCCAACTCAGTGGTGGGTTGCACCACGACGGCTTAATCGACACGGCAGATGGCCTCGGGGCTCCAGCGGAGCGGCGGCTCGAGGCGATGGAGGACAGCCGGGTGGGCGCCAGTGGCGTGCTGGCTCTTGTGATGGTGCTGCTGTTGCAGGTTGGGGCCTTAATTCAGCTAGGGGGGCAGGCCCCGCTCGGGCTCTGCCTGGCTGCGTTCTGGGCTCGGGTGGCACCGCTCTGGGCCATGGCACGTTTCGACTACCTCCGCTCTGATGGAACTGCTGCGTTTCATCGCGATCACGGCAGGCCGCTCTGGGACGCCTTGCCCGCGTTGTTGGTGGTGGTTGTGTTGGCTGGTTTGGTGGGGCCCATGCCCCTTTTCCTGGGGGGCGTTGTGGCGATCCTTGTCGCCCAGACCCTCGGGCGACGCCTGGGTGGGCACACCGGTGACAGTTATGGAGCGGTGCTTGTGCTCACCGAGATGATCACGTTGTTGGGTTTGGCCTTGCTTCTGCCGGCCAGTTGAGGACGAAGGCATTGCCCTGAGTGGGCAGATCCGGAGCGATCGTGGCAGGCTCCACGCAGAGCGTGAGGTTGCGGCCCTGCTGCTCCGCCAGGGAGCGTGCAAGGGCGAGTCCAAGGCCGGTGCCCGCTCGGTCCTGTCCGGTGGACCCCCGCGCTCCCCGCTCGAAAATCAGGTCGCGCTCCTCCAGGGGGATCGGCGGCCCGTCGTCCCAGACGCAGAGCCCGTCGGGCAACAGACACAGGCCCACGATGCATCCCGCTGGGCTGTAGCGGAAGGCGTTTTCAAGGAGGTTGGCGACGATCTCTGCGATCGTTCCGTCCTGGGATGGCTGATGAATCCACTGGGGCCACAGGTCCGGACCCTGCCAGGGGCGGCCCTGCAGGCTTGCCGTCGCTTCCGCTCGCTCCAGCAGAGGCATCAGCAGCGTTTGCATGGTTGCCTCGCCTTCGGCAGGGCCGGGGGGCAGCAAGGTGGGGCCAAGGGACTCCTGTTGCGGGAGACGTTGCTGCCCGAGGCCATCGAGCACGTCGATGTACTGGCCGAGTTGGCGTTGCTCCGAGAGCATTCCCTCCACAAGTGCACGGTGGGAGCTGTCTGGTTCCAGCCGCCGCAGCAGCAGTTGGGCGTAGGTGCGCAGGGCCGCCAGTGGATTGCGCAACTGGTGCACAAGGGTGCGCAGTTGATCGTTTTGTTGGCTGAGTTCCTGGCGCAGTTGCAGGCATTCCAGGTCTCGCCCCAGGGCGTGACTGATCGCGGCAGCACTGCGCCGCATCCGTTGGTCCAGGGTCAGCGTCCAACTCCGTCGCGGATCCAGATCGGCGCGCAGTGCTCCCAGGATCAGGCCGGCATCCTGGAGGGGATACCAGCGCCGACTCTCGTGCGGCAGGCGCAGGTTCGGGTCTGCGTCGGCAGGGGGAAGAGATCGTTTATTGGCAGACCATTGCCGGATCAGCAGCAAGGGCGGGCCTTGCTGATTGGGTGGCGCACTGACGTACAGCCCCAGATGCTGAATGCCTTCTTCTGCGATTAGATCAGCCAGCTGTTGATCGGTGAAATCGAAGAATCGATCGGTGAGCTGCATCAGTTCCGGACGATCAATTCAGGTGCTTGGGCAAGCCTGCGCCAGGGGGACTTGAAAAATCTGGGAAAAGTCTTAAGATCCTCTTATCGACCGAGACGCTGTTCATCATGAACAGACGTCCGCCAGCCCTCACAAAGGTTGCAATTGCTTTGCGACCAAAGCTACAGCAGAGGTTGCAGTGTCCTCCGCTGGTTCCCGCTTGGGTGTTGGCGTCCTGCCGGTGATTGTGGTGTGTCTGCAATTGCCTTGACGCTCCCCTTGCGTCTGGCGTTTTCGCGCCGACGGCACCTGTTTGTTCTGACGATCCACCCCGTTCTTCCTTTCGTACCGGAGCCCTTCCATGTCCAAGAAGCGCAAGCGCATTAGCCGTCGTCGTCTGGCAGGTCAGCGGGTCCTGGCCCATGTGCCAACCCATCACCTTGAGACCGGTGAGTACAAGCCTGTTACGGCCGCTCGCCGCTACATCGCAGAAGCGTCCATGGTGCCTCCGGCTCTGCTGAACGTGCGCCGCAACGAGCACACCACCGACCGTTTCTTCTGGGGTGAGAAGGGTCTGTTCAGTGCCCAATACGCCGAAGAGAACCACTTCCTCTTCCCGTCATTGCGCACGATTGTTGATTCCATCGGTGAAGACAAGCTCTTTGAAGGCCTCGAGCTTGGCGCTGATGATTGGGAGGAAATGGAGGAGTACGAATACGCCTTCGTTTGATCAGGCGTTCTCTAGAACACGTTCAATAAACAACAGGATCGGCTGCATCGTCTCATCAGGGATGGTGTGGCCGTTTTTGAATGGAAGCGTCTGACAGCGATCGGGCTGCAACTGCGAAGCGATCGCTGGCATGGCCTGGAACGGCACCACCGGATCATCTGAACCATGCATCAGCAACACAGGGGGGTGTTGCTGGGGTGGAGCCCAGTTCGGGTGCGGATAGCCGCTGCAGCTGATCAGCCCTGCGATGGGCAGGACGCAGCCGCTCTCCAAAGCCATGGCACCCCCCTGGGAAAAGCCGAAAACCACCGTCCGTTCGAGTCCAAGGCCTGAACTGTTCAGGCTCTGAAGTTGAGCCTTGAGGCGCTCAACGGCCGCGGGTACGGCGTCCCATTGGGCTGGGAATAGGCCATACCACTGGCGTCCTCCAGGTTGGTCGGGATGGAGTTCAGGGGCCTCAAGGCAAACCACATCAAGGGTTTTTGAGCACTCGCGCGCCAGGCGATCGCCCAGGGGCTTGAGATCCTCTCCATTGGCTCCCCAGCCGTGGAGCAGCACAAGCCGGCCATCCATAGGTCATCAAGATCACTGCTGCGTAGGTTGGCTCACTACCCAGTCACGACCCTTCGATGGCTCCTGTCGCTCTGCTGAGTGTTTCCGATAAGTCCGGGCTGGTGCCCCTGGCGGAGGCCCTGCATCGGACCCATGGCTATCAGCTGCTCTCCAGTGGGGGCACGGCCAAGGTGCTCGAGCAGGCAGGTCTTCCAGTGACCCGTGTCTCAGAGCACACCGGGGCCCCAGAAATTCTTGGCGGTCGTGTGAAAACGCTCCATCCAAGGGTGCATGGCGGAATTTTGGCCAAGCGGGGTGACGCGTCCCACCAAGCCGATCTTGAGCAGCAGAACATTGCCCCCATCGATGTGGTGGTGGTCAACCTTTATCCCTTCCGCGAAACGATTGCTCGGCCTGACGTCACCTGGGATCAGGCGATCGAGAACATCGACATCGGTGGCCCCGCCATGGTGCGGGCGGCTGCCAAAAATCATGCCGATGTGGCTGTGCTCACCAGCCCTGACCAATACGACCGTCTGTTGACCGCCATGGCGGAGACGGGCGGGAGTGTGCCTTCAGAGCTGCGGCGCCAACTCGCCCTTGAAGCGTTCCAGCACACCGCGTCGTACGACACCGCGATCAGCCGCTGGATGGCCGAGCAAAACGCCGCGGAAGACAGCCCTTGGTTGGAGGCGGTGCCATTGCGGCAGACCCTGCGGTACGGCGAAAATCCCCACCAAAAAGCGCGCTGGTTCAGCCATCCCAAACAGGGTTGGGGTGGTGCCATTCAGCTGCAGGGCAAGGAGCTGAGCACCAACAACCTTCTGGATCTCGAGGCGGCCCTCGCCACGGTGCGGGAGTTCGGCTATGGAGTTGACGGCTCCGTGCCGGCGTTGCAACCTGCGGCCGTGGTCGTCAAGCACACCAATCCCTGTGGTGTGGCGATTGGAGCTTCGATTCCTGCAGCACTAACGCGGGCCCTGGATGCCGATCGGGTGAGTGCCTTCGGCGGCATCATCGCCGTGAATGGTGTGGTGGAAGCCACGGCGGCCCGTGAGCTCACCAGCCTGTTCCTGGAGTGTGTCGTCGCACCGGGCTTCACTCCCGAGGCGCGGGAGGTGCTGGCGGCCAAAGCCAATCTGCGCCTGTTGGAGCTGGCTCCGCAGGCTATTGATGCGGCCGGCCCCGATCACGTGCGGAGCATCCTTGGCGGTCTCCTGGTTCAGGATCTTGATGACCAGGTGATCACGCCGGCCGACTGGAGCGTGGCCAGCCAGCGGCCGCCAACACCGCAGGAGAAGCTGGACCTTGAATTTGCGTGGCGTCTGGTGCGTCATGTTCGCTCCAACGCCATCGTTGTGGCCAAGGATGGGCAGAGCCTTGGCGTGGGTGCCGGGCAGATGAATCGCGTGGGCTCAGCCCGGATTGCCCTGGAGGCGGCAGGTGAGAAAGCCCAGGGAGCCGTTCTGGCCAGTGATGGATTTTTCCCGTTTGACGACACAGTGCGTCTGGCTGCCAGCCACGGCATCACCGCCGTGATTCATCCCGGAGGGAGCATGCGCGATGGCGATTCGATCAAGGCCTGCGATGAGCTTGGCCTGGCGATGCAGCTCACGGGGCGCCGCCATTTTCTGCACTGATGCTGGTGGGGGCCGCCGGCCCCCTAGCCTCGCGACACTGAAGAGTCCCCTTCAATGCTCGCCACCCTCCCCTTCAGCCTCAATTTCGCTCACCCCCTCGCGGAGTGGAGCCTGCTCGCCGTTGGTGGTTGGGCTCTGTACCTGGGGATCAAGGTCAAGAAAACTCGCACCGGCTCCCCAGAACAGCGCAAAGAGCTGGTGCCGAAGAAGTTCGCCCAGCGCCATTACCTCTGGGGCAGCATCCTGCTTGCTGTGATGACGCTCGGCACGCTGGGTGGCATGGCGGTCACCTATCTGAACAATGGCAAGTTGTTCGTCGGTCCGCACCTTTTGGTGGGTCTGGCGATGACCGGGATGATCGCCGTTGCCGCGTCGCTCTCACCCCTGATGCAGCGTGGGAATGTGATCGCGCGCAAGGCTCATGTGG
Encoded proteins:
- a CDS encoding alpha/beta hydrolase, translating into MDGRLVLLHGWGANGEDLKPLGDRLARECSKTLDVVCLEAPELHPDQPGGRQWYGLFPAQWDAVPAAVERLKAQLQSLNSSGLGLERTVVFGFSQGGAMALESGCVLPIAGLISCSGYPHPNWAPPQQHPPVLLMHGSDDPVVPFQAMPAIASQLQPDRCQTLPFKNGHTIPDETMQPILLFIERVLENA
- a CDS encoding DUF4079 domain-containing protein, yielding MLATLPFSLNFAHPLAEWSLLAVGGWALYLGIKVKKTRTGSPEQRKELVPKKFAQRHYLWGSILLAVMTLGTLGGMAVTYLNNGKLFVGPHLLVGLAMTGMIAVAASLSPLMQRGNVIARKAHVGLNMGMLTLFLWQAVSGMEIVNKIWTNR
- a CDS encoding sensor histidine kinase KdpD; its protein translation is MQLTDRFFDFTDQQLADLIAEEGIQHLGLYVSAPPNQQGPPLLLIRQWSANKRSLPPADADPNLRLPHESRRWYPLQDAGLILGALRADLDPRRSWTLTLDQRMRRSAAAISHALGRDLECLQLRQELSQQNDQLRTLVHQLRNPLAALRTYAQLLLRRLEPDSSHRALVEGMLSEQRQLGQYIDVLDGLGQQRLPQQESLGPTLLPPGPAEGEATMQTLLMPLLERAEATASLQGRPWQGPDLWPQWIHQPSQDGTIAEIVANLLENAFRYSPAGCIVGLCLLPDGLCVWDDGPPIPLEERDLIFERGARGSTGQDRAGTGLGLALARSLAEQQGRNLTLCVEPATIAPDLPTQGNAFVLNWPAEARPNPTT
- a CDS encoding DUF3155 domain-containing protein yields the protein MSKKRKRISRRRLAGQRVLAHVPTHHLETGEYKPVTAARRYIAEASMVPPALLNVRRNEHTTDRFFWGEKGLFSAQYAEENHFLFPSLRTIVDSIGEDKLFEGLELGADDWEEMEEYEYAFV
- the purH gene encoding bifunctional phosphoribosylaminoimidazolecarboxamide formyltransferase/IMP cyclohydrolase, translated to MAPVALLSVSDKSGLVPLAEALHRTHGYQLLSSGGTAKVLEQAGLPVTRVSEHTGAPEILGGRVKTLHPRVHGGILAKRGDASHQADLEQQNIAPIDVVVVNLYPFRETIARPDVTWDQAIENIDIGGPAMVRAAAKNHADVAVLTSPDQYDRLLTAMAETGGSVPSELRRQLALEAFQHTASYDTAISRWMAEQNAAEDSPWLEAVPLRQTLRYGENPHQKARWFSHPKQGWGGAIQLQGKELSTNNLLDLEAALATVREFGYGVDGSVPALQPAAVVVKHTNPCGVAIGASIPAALTRALDADRVSAFGGIIAVNGVVEATAARELTSLFLECVVAPGFTPEAREVLAAKANLRLLELAPQAIDAAGPDHVRSILGGLLVQDLDDQVITPADWSVASQRPPTPQEKLDLEFAWRLVRHVRSNAIVVAKDGQSLGVGAGQMNRVGSARIALEAAGEKAQGAVLASDGFFPFDDTVRLAASHGITAVIHPGGSMRDGDSIKACDELGLAMQLTGRRHFLH